One window from the genome of Flavobacterium agricola encodes:
- a CDS encoding threonine aldolase family protein: MEINLTSDTVTKPSQEMLAAMMRAEVGDDVFSQDPTVITLQNTVANLFGKEAALFFPSGTMANQAAIKLHTQPGEQLICDHLSHVYLFESGGAAFHSGVTCGTVVGNRGMITAEQVLGRINDPKAFYEPKSALVCIENTTNKGGGACYDVDELLKIKQVCINNNLKLHLDGARLWNALVAKKQHPKTFGDIFDTISVCFSKGLGAPVGSMLIGDAETIQRAIRVRKLMGGGMRQVGYLAAGALYAIQHNVSRLAHDHERAKELGACLAALDWVEKVEEIETNIVIFSTKPQVDYLHVIEALKQQGIYISALGANTLRMVTHLDYTAEMHQIVLLKLQQLF; encoded by the coding sequence ATGGAAATAAATTTAACAAGTGATACGGTTACCAAACCTTCTCAAGAAATGTTGGCTGCTATGATGCGTGCCGAAGTTGGGGATGATGTTTTTAGCCAAGATCCAACAGTAATTACCTTACAAAATACTGTTGCTAATTTATTTGGAAAAGAAGCAGCTTTGTTTTTTCCTTCAGGAACAATGGCTAATCAAGCCGCAATAAAATTACATACTCAACCTGGTGAGCAGCTTATTTGTGATCATTTGTCACATGTTTATTTGTTTGAGTCGGGGGGAGCAGCGTTTCATAGCGGGGTAACTTGCGGAACGGTTGTTGGAAATCGCGGTATGATTACCGCAGAACAAGTTTTGGGTAGAATTAATGATCCGAAAGCTTTTTACGAACCTAAATCGGCATTGGTTTGTATTGAAAACACAACAAATAAGGGCGGTGGTGCATGTTATGATGTAGATGAACTTTTAAAAATTAAACAAGTTTGCATCAACAACAATTTAAAATTGCATTTAGATGGTGCCCGATTATGGAATGCCTTGGTAGCTAAAAAACAACATCCTAAAACATTTGGTGATATTTTTGATACTATTTCAGTTTGTTTTTCTAAAGGTTTAGGTGCTCCGGTTGGATCTATGTTAATAGGTGATGCAGAAACTATTCAACGTGCCATTCGCGTTAGAAAATTGATGGGCGGTGGAATGCGACAGGTTGGGTATTTAGCAGCCGGTGCTTTGTATGCTATTCAGCACAATGTTTCAAGATTGGCTCACGATCATGAAAGAGCGAAAGAACTTGGCGCTTGTTTAGCTGCTTTAGATTGGGTTGAGAAAGTGGAAGAAATTGAGACGAATATCGTTATTTTTTCTACCAAACCGCAAGTAGATTATTTGCATGTTATTGAAGCTTTAAAACAGCAAGGCATTTACATTAGTGCTTTAGGAGCTAATACGCTACGCATGGTTACCCATTTAGATTATACGGCAGAAATGCATCAGATTGTATTGCTTAAATTACAGCAGCTTTTTTAA